GCCGCGCTGCCAGGCAGGGGGCTCCTCTCGGCAGGCCCGGACGTGCTCCTCGACCGCCTCGGGGAGCTCCGTCTGAAGCCTGGACTTGCAGAAGAAGCACCGGATGTCGGCCATGGTGCCCGAGGCCCTCCGAATCCGCCCCGTCGACGAGCCGGCAGGTGACTCCGGAGCGGCGCGATCGGTCGCCCGGTCGGACGAACCGGACAGCCACCCCGAGAACGGTGCACCCGTCCTCGAAGCAGGACAGGATCACAGTCTGAATCACCCGGCCACGATGTCAATGGGCCCAATGTCCTGTTTCGGCATAAAAAACCTCCCGGTATCCTAGGAACGAAGTCCTAGGCCCTTCGGGGATCTATCCCGCTCTTTTCGCAGATGGCCGCGCGGTCCCAAGGGGACGAAACCGCTTGTCAGCGCCCGGGGCCGGACGCTACACTCGCGCGGGATGGACGGGCCGGGGCATCCGCTGCGCGTGAGCGCGGGCTTCATCCTTCGGGACGGAAAGGTCCTCATCTGCCAGCGGGCGGCATCCGACGCCTTCCCCCTCAAGTGGGAGTTCCCCGGCGGCAAGGTGGAGGCGGGAGAGGAGCCGGCCGCCGCGCTGGCCCGCGAGCTCCGGGAGGAGCTGGGGATTCGGGCGACGGTGGGGGCCGAGGTGGCCCGGGTCCGGCACGCCTACCCCGGCGGCCCCGAGGTGGAGTTGCGCTTTTTCCATGTCCCGGCCTTCGTCGGTGAACCGGTGAACCGGCACTTCGCCGCCGTCACATGGGCTCCTCTGGCCGCGCTCCCGGCCTACGACTTCCTGGAGGCGGACCGGCCCCTCGTCGCGCGGATAGCGCGAGAAGGGCGCCTGCCCGAGAGCCCGTGACGCGTCCGGGGGGCGTCGCCCCGCCCTGGGGGAAGGCCTTCGGCCGGGGGCTCCTCCGCTGGTTCGCGCGGCACGGGCGCGACTTGCCCTGGCGGAGGACCCGCGATCCCTACCGGATCCTGGTCTCGGAGGTCATGCTCCAGCAGACGCAGGTTCCGCGGGTTCTCGCGTACTACCCCCGCTTCCTGCGGCGCTACCCCACGGTGGAGGCCCTGGCC
Above is a genomic segment from Candidatus Methylomirabilis sp. containing:
- a CDS encoding (deoxy)nucleoside triphosphate pyrophosphohydrolase — encoded protein: MSAGFILRDGKVLICQRAASDAFPLKWEFPGGKVEAGEEPAAALARELREELGIRATVGAEVARVRHAYPGGPEVELRFFHVPAFVGEPVNRHFAAVTWAPLAALPAYDFLEADRPLVARIAREGRLPESP